In one window of Drosophila mauritiana strain mau12 chromosome X, ASM438214v1, whole genome shotgun sequence DNA:
- the LOC117146514 gene encoding probable ATP-dependent RNA helicase DDX56 — protein sequence MSQKTQKTVQFHELELDQRILKAVAQLGWQQPTLIQSTAIPLLLEGKDVVVRARTGSGKTATYALPLIQKILNSKLNASEQYVSAVVLAPTKELCRQSRKVIEQLVESCGKVVRVADIADSSNDTVTQRHALSENPDIVVATPANLLAYAEARGVVDLKHVETLVVDEADLVFAYGYEKDFKRLIKHLPPIYQAVLVSATLTDDVVRMKGLCLKNPVTLKLEEPELVPQDQLTHQRILAEENDKPAILYALLKLRLIRGKSIIFVNSIDRCYKVRLFLEQFGIRACVLNSELPANIRIHTISQFNKGTYDIIIASDEHHMEKPGGTNRKSPRSGDMESSASRGIDFQCVNNVINFDFPRDVTSYIHRAGRTARGNNKGSVLSFVSTKEAKVNDLVAKKLCDSFAAQEGEEIIKNYQFKMEEVESFRYRAQDCWRAATRVAVHDTRIREIKTEILNCEKLKGFFEENKRDLQALRHDKPLRAIKVHSHLSDMPEYIVPKALKRVVGTSLSAAGASEAKQPRQFAAEAAFKRQANDPLMASHVDLGKRRPAHRRKKKAS from the exons ATGAGCCAGAAGACCCAGAAAACGGTGCAGTTCCACGAGCTGGAGCTGGACCAGCGCATCCTTAAG GCGGTGGCCCAGCTGGGTTGGCAGCAGCCCACACTTATCCAGTCGACGGCGATACCGCTGCTCCTGGAGGGCAAGGATGTGGTGGTGCGGGCCCGCACCGGATCCGGCAAGACTGCCACCTACGCCCTGCCACTGATTCAGAAGATCCTTAACTCGAAATTAAACGCCAGCGAGCAGTATGTGAGCGCCGTGGTCCTGGCGCCCACCAAGGAGCTATGCCGGCAGTCCCGTAAGGTAATAGAGCAGCTGGTCGAGTCCTGCGGCAAGGTTGTACGCGTGGCGGACATTGCCGATAGCTCCAACGACACGGTGACCCAGCGGCACGCTTTGTCTGAAAATCCCGACATTGTGGTCGCGACACCCGCCAATTTGCTGGCCTACGCCGAGGCTCGTGGCGTGGTAGATCTGAAGCATGTGGAGACCTTGGTGGTGGACGAGGCGGATCTGGTGTTTGCCTATGGCTACGAAAAGGACTTCAAGCGGTTGATCAAGCACCTGCCTCCTATCTACCAGGCTGTCCTGGTCTCCGCTACTCTAACCGACGATGTGGTGCGCATGAAGGGTCTGTGCCTGAAAAACCCGGTGACGCTTAAACTGGAGGAGCCGGAGTTGGTGCCGCAAGATCAGTTGACGCACCAGCGCATTCTGGCTGAGGAAAACGACAAACCGGCTATATTGTACGCCCTATTAAAGCTGAGACTCATACGCGGCAAGAGCATAATCTTTGTGAACAGCATCGATCGGTGTTACAA GGTTCGCTTGTTCCTAGAGCAGTTCGGCATCCGTGCCTGTGTCTTGAACTCCGAACTGCCGGCCAACATTCGCATCCACACAATTAGCCAGTTTAACAAGGGCACCTACGACATAATCATTGCCTCCGACGAACATCATATGGAAAAGCCAGGAGGCACTAACCGAAAATCGCCTCGAAGCGGCGACATGGAGTCGAGTGCTTCCCGCGGCATTGACTTTCAGTGCGTGAACAACGTAATCAACTTCGACTTCCCCAGGGATGTCACGTCTTATATCCATCGGGCTGGCAGGACGGCCAGAGGAAACAACAAGGGCTCCGTCTTGTCATTTGTCAGCACGAAGGAGGCCAAGGTAAACGATTTAGTTGCGAAGAAACTGTGCGATAGCTTTGCAGCTCAAGAGGGCGAAGAGATCATCAA GAACTACCAGTTTAAAATGGAAGAAGTGGAGTCCTTCCGTTATCGTGCTCAGGATTGCTGGCGTGCCGCAACTCGCGTCGCTGTTCACGACACTCGAATTCGAGAGATAAAGACAGAGATCCTGAACTGCGAGAAACTGAAGGGATTTTTCGAGGAGAACAAACGCGATCTGCAAGCGCTTCGGCACGACAAGCCTCTGCGCGCCATCAAGGTACACAGTCATCTCTCTGACATGCCCGAGTACATAGTGCCAAAGGCCCTGAAGCGAGTGGTTGGAACGTCCCTTTCCGCTGCCGGAGCCTCGGAAGCCAAACAGCCACGACAGTTTGCCGCCGAGGCTGCCTTCAAGCGGCAGGCCAATGATCCTCTGATGGCAAGCCATGTGGACTTAGGGAAACGGCGTCCTGCCCACCGGAGAAAAAAGAAGGCGTCGTAG
- the LOC117148055 gene encoding protein misato, translating into MDHTREILTFQLGTYANYVGAHFWNQQEANFRYGDESEQVAEEQLPNNDILYREGRNDLNRTTYTPRLLSVDLAGTLGHLPVTGELYGNFVQRDEELLPLSTGEELEQARKRAEESGVCAQEQLEVQAQPKSAISEYQRDLLKNAVVPEKNYQLAATANSWADFLYARYHPRTLNVLPGLIRDPTAQALGTYSAGTEMWQEASFNEEFCDRIRLYVEECDGLQGFHVLFDIDDGFGGLAGKCLEHLNDEYSRASFVLPLHYPRITSYAQADSRLSHSIRVVNNVLGYHQLSEQAMMFTPLSTLETIWRNNNLKSRSLPGLQWETDNLYQTSALLAAFFDTATLSYRLRQTPESLLRFCERVTPAGRKLTAAGLALPFGLREGQDLIEFLDQSGDHALLTQLTPGCEPGTSYVVQSVTARGIPVERLKRPRELAGDQLRMAAYGCDSISHMLQLYYQCTYHGSVTNAAATPLPLKTQLPFPYEMFAAGISGGGYRLPEGAERGTGSRVDSAPMLAALQNSTKLGEHLDNLHAQSHRVQLAKLQAYSNSCLERDEYDTALDQLLEFRDLYADSQYL; encoded by the exons ATGGACCATACACGTGAAATTTTGACCTTCCAGCTCGGAACTTACGCGAATTACGTGGGTGCACACTTCTGGAACCAGCAG GAGGCCAACTTCAGGTACGGAGACGAAAGCGAACAGGTGGCCGAGGAGCAGCTGCCCAACAATGATATTTTGTACCGTGAAGGGCGCAACGACCTCAATCGTACCACCTACACGCCCCGCCTGCTGTCCGTGGATTTGGCCGGGACCCTGGGACATCTGCCGGTGACCGGCGAGCTGTACGGCAATTTTGTGCAGCGCGATGAGGAGTTGCTGCCCCTGAGCACAGGAGAGGAATTGGAACAGGCTCGCAAGCGGGCAGAGGAGAGCGGCGTATGCGCACAGGAGCAGCTGGAAGTGCAGGCGCAGCCAAAGTCCGCCATTTCCGAATATCAGCGGGATCTGCTCAAGAATGCTGTGGTGCCTGAGAAGAACTATCAGCTGGCAGCGACGGCAAACAGTTGGGCGGACTTCCTTTACGCCCGGTATCACCCGAGAACCTTGAATGTCTTGCCGGGGTTGATCCGAGATCCGACTGCCCAAGCGCTGGGTACCTACTCTGCCGGAACAGAAATGTGGCAGGAAGCCTCCTTTAACGAGGAGTTCTGCGATCGCATCCGTTTGTATGTAGAGGAGTGCGATGGCCTGCAGGGCTTCCACGTGCTGTTCGACATTGATGATGGCTTCGGCGGACTGGCCGGGAAGTGCCTGGAGCACCTAAACGATGAGTACAGCCGCGCGAGTTTCGTCCTGCCACTTCACTATCCCAGGATCACTAGTTATGCCCAAGCGG ATTCCCGCCTGTCGCACAGCATACGGGTGGTAAACAATGTGTTGGGCTACCACCAACTCAGCGAGCAGGCTATGATGTTCACGCCGCTATCCACGCTGGAGACCATCTGGCGGAACAATAATCTGAAGTCGCGCAGTCTGCCGGGACTCCAGTGGGAGACGGATAACCTCTACCAGACATCAGCGCTTCTGGCCGCCTTTTTCGACACGGCCACCTTGAGTTACCGCCTGCGGCAAACGCCAGAATCTTTGCTACGTTTTTGCGAACGCGTCACTCCAGCGGGCAGAAAGTTGACCGCCGCCGGATTAGCTCTGCCATTTGGGCTGAGGGAGGGTCAGGATCTAATAGAGTTTCTAGACCAGAGTGGCGACCACGCGCTGCTCACACAACTCACACCTGGCTGTGAGCCTGGCACATCCTACGTGGTGCAATCAGTGACGGCTCGTGGCATTCCCGTGGAACGTTTGAAACGGCCCAGGGAGCTGGCCGGCGATCAACTTCGGATGGCTGCCTATGGCTGCGATAGTATATCCCATATGCTGCAGCTCTACTACCAGTGCACCTATCATGGAAGTGTTACAAATGCGGCAGCCACACCATTGCCACTAAAGACACAGCTACCTTTTCCCTATGAAATGTTTGCAGCCGGTATATCAGGCGGTGGCTACCGCTTGCCTGAGGGGGCGGAACGCGGGACGGGTAGTCGTGTGGATTCCGCACCCATGCTGGCCGCCCTACAGAACTCCACCAAGCTCGGCGAGCATCTGGACAACTTGCACGCCCAATCACATCGCGTGCAGCTGGCCAAGTTGCAAGCGTACTCCAATTCTTGTTTGGAGCGGGATGAGTACGATACGGCGCTGGATCAGCTGCTTGAGTTCCGCGACCTTTACGCAGACTCGCAGTATCTATAG